In a genomic window of Rhododendron vialii isolate Sample 1 chromosome 12a, ASM3025357v1:
- the LOC131311207 gene encoding protein argonaute 7 isoform X2: protein MSVKPQSLVVARRPDSGGVEGPVISLLANHFLVKFDPFHRIFHYDVEISPYASKEVARMIKQKLVNDNSVVLSGALPAYDGRKNLYSPIEFQSDRLELFISLPIPSSKSLLPSEKSSDVQEKNQQSKLFRVNIKLVSKFDGKELSSYLSKEGDDCIPLPQDYLHALDVVLRESPTEKCIPVGRSLYSSSMGGTKEVGGGVVGLRGFFQSLRPTQQGLALNVDFSVTAFHESIGVIPYLQKRLEFLRDLSQRKTRNLTGEERMEVEKALKNIRVFVCHRETVQRYRVCSLTEEATENLWFPDRDGKKLRLVNYFKEHYNYDIQFRNLPCLQISRRKLCYLPMELCVICEGQKFLGKLSDDQTAKILKMGCQRPRERKAIIDTVMAGPVGPTSGVQGREFKLNVSREMTRLTGRILQPPKLKLGNGGYIRDLIPSRIDRQWNLLDSHVFEGTRIERWGLISFGGSADQKSSIPKFMNQLSQRCEQLGIFLNKNVVLSPQFEPIQVLNNVSTLESKLKKIYRAASNNLQLLICVMERKHKGYADFKRIAETSVGVVTQCCLYQNLGKLSSQFLANLALKINAKVGGSTVALYNTLPSQIPRLFQVDEPVIFMGADVTHPHPLDDFSPSVAAVVGSLNWPAANKYVSRMRSQTHRQEIIQNLSAMVGEILDDFNQELSKLPKRIVFFRDGVSETQFFKVLQEELQAIRTACSKYPGYKPPITFAVVQKRHHTRLFPNENDQNPNRNQLSDENIPPGTVVDTVITHPREFDFFLCSHWGVKGTSRPTHYHVLWDENHFTSDELQKLVYNLCFTFVRCTKPVSLVPPAYYAHLAAYRGRLYLERSDSSALTRNASTISRAAPPKAAPLPKLRENVKNLMFYC, encoded by the exons ATGAGTGTCAAACCACAATCACTAGTGGTGGCAAGGAGACCGGACTCGGGTGGTGTAGAAGGGCCGGTAATCTCTCTCCTTGCCAATCATTTCCTAGTCAAATTCGATCCGTTTCATCGAATTTTCCATTATGATGTTGAAATCTCCCCCTATGCTTCAAAGGAAGTCGCTCGAATGATTAAGCAGAAACTAGTAAATGACAACTCAGTTGTACTCTCCGGTGCTCTTCCGGCCTATGATGGCCGGAAGAATCTTTATAGCCCTATTGAATTCCAAAGTGATAGGCTTGAACTCTTCATTAGCCTCCCAATCCCCTCAAGCAAGTCATTGTTACCATCCGAAAAAAGCAGTGATGTTCAAGAAAAGAATCAACAATCTAAGCTTTTCCGCGTGAACATCAAACTTGTGTCCAAGTTTGATGGGAAGGAATTGAGCAGCTATTTGAGCAAGGAGGGGGATGATTGTATACCCCTTCCGCAGGACTATCTCCACGCTTTGGATGTGGTTCTGCGCGAGAGCCCAACAGAGAAATGCATACCCGTCGGGCGATCACTATATTCGAGTTCAATGGGAGGGACTAAAGAAGTGGGTGGAGGTGTTGTTGGATTGAGaggtttttttcaaagtttAAGACCAACCCAACAAGGACTTGCTCTCAATGTGGACTTTTCCGTTACTGCTTTCCACGAAAGTATAGGCGTGATTCCCTACTTGCAAAAGCGTCTTGAGTTTTTGCGCGATCTTTCTCAGAGAAAGACAAGAAACTTGACAGGAGAAGAAAGGATGGAAGTGGAGAAGGCATTAAAGAACATTAGGGTTTTCGTTTGCCACAGGGAAACAGTTCAGAGATACCGGGTGTGCAGCTTAACTGAGGAAGCCACAGAGAATCTGTGGTTTCCGGACAGGGATGGGAAGAAATTGAGACTAGTGAACTATTTCAAGGAGCACTATAACTATGATATACAGTTCAGGAATTTGCCTTGCTTGCAGATTAGTAGGAGAAAACTCTGTTATCTTCCTATGGAACTTTGTGTGATTTGCGAAGGGCAGAAGTTTCTTGGAAAGCTCTCAGATGATCAGACCGCCAAAATACTAAAGATGGGCTGCCAAAGACCAAGAGAACGGAAGGCAATAATCGACACAGTCATGGCAGGACCAGTTGGTCCGACAAG TGGAGTTCAAGGCAGGGAATTCAAACTCAATGTTTCAAGAGAAATGACGCGATTGACTGGGAGAATTCTTCAACCTCCTAAGCTAAAGCTTGGCAATGGCGGCTACATAAGAGATCTAATTCCTTCACGCATTGACCGCCAGTGGAACCTTTTAGACAGCCACGTCTTTGAAGGAACTCGAATTGAGAGGTGGGGTCTAATAAGTTTTGGTGGAAGTGCTGACCAAAAATCCAGCATCCCAAAATTCATGAACCAGCTATCTCAAAGGTGTGAGCAATTAGGCATTTTTCTCAACAAAAACGTGGTTCTTAGCCCCCAGTTCGAACCGATCCAAGTGCTTAACAATGTCTCCACTTTAGAATCCAAACTCAAGAAAATCTACCGTGCTGCGTCCAATAATCTACAGCTTCTCATTTGCGTAATGGAGAGAAAACATAAAGGGTATGCAGATTTTAAGCGAATTGCTGAGACGAGTGTTGGGGTTGTCACTCAGTGCTGTTTGTACCAAAACCTTGGAAAGTTGAGTTCACAGTTTCTTGCAAACTTGGCTCTGAAAATCAATGCCAAAGTCGGTGGTTCCACGGTTGCTTTGTACAATACATTACCGTCTCAAATCCCAAGACTTTTCCAGGTTGATGAGCCGGTCATTTTTATGGGTGCTGATGTGACTCACCCTCACCCATTAGATGACTTCAGCCCATCTGTTGCTGCAGTGGTTGGGAGTCTAAACTGGCCGGCGGCAAACAAGTATGTTTCACGAATGAGGTCTCAGACGCATCGACAAGAGATCATTCAGAATCTTTCTGCAATGGTGGGGGAAATTCTTGATGACTTTAATCAAGAACTATCCAAACTCCCCAAGAGAATAGTCTTTTTCCGTGATGGGGTAAGCGAAACCCAATTCTTCAAAGTGCTCCAAGAGGAATTACAAGCTATTAGAACAGCCTGCTCAAAATATCCAGGCTACAAACCCCCTATAACATTTGCAGTGGTTCAAAAAAGGCACCACACTAGGCTGTTTCCGAacgaaaatgaccaaaatccaaaccgaaacCAACTGTCTGATGAAAACATCCCTCCTGGAACGGTTGTAGACACAGTGATCACTCACCCACGGGAAttcgatttctttctttgtaGTCATTGGGGGGTGAAGGGAACAAGTCGGCCTACTCACTACCATGTGCTGTGGGATGAGAACCATTTCACTTCTGATGAACTTCAGAAGTTGGTTTACAACCTTTGCTTCACATTTGTCAGGTGCACAAAGCCTGTTTCTTTGGTTCCCCCGGCTTATTATGCACACCTTGCTGCATACAGAGGGAGGCTCTATCTCGAGCGATCAGATTCCTCTGCCTTAACAAGAAATGCTTCTACAATTTCTCGTGCCGCCCCTCCAAAGGCGGCTCCTCTGCCTAAACTCAGAGAGAATGTTAAGAACCTCATGTTTTACTGCTGA
- the LOC131310970 gene encoding probable protein S-acyltransferase 22 isoform X2 — MRKHGWQLPHHPLQVVAVAVFLALGFSYYVFFAPFVGKKLFQYIAIGLYTPLILCAFSLYIWCAAADPADSGVFKSKKYLKISDSKKHAQLKESKLVGESTSSKQDVNAATIGGEPLDGGTTNVDTAEEECTNENKKHASSHHSSYFTALWVFMPCAFFYNCLSPPEESSEQQLSEDGMFYCSLCEVEVFKNSKHCRVCDKCVDNFDHHCRWLNNCIGKRNYRQFFILMASSLLLAVCTILAMIATLPLAQLFFFHILLIRKGISTYDYIIALREQEQQGIGSQQSPQMSIASSLTGLSTASSFNNFQRGAWCTPPRLFFEDQFDVVPPDTGSVSSSGKKMTGEESIKKTVDVPIKKKNPAAVKISPWTLARLNAEEVSKAASEARKKSKILRPVVRQEAPFGLQTESSFGSSSRRMVPKLTNNNRKQASKARAAESYGNGFMSEASTTLAPLQHEALSAFRTNQAMASSTAFVGSSSESSVASPDLVHPFQVSSSAFQKGIIPLSRSTSGGYEASGGEDSDRVPSRTVQRTVQRSIDWSNLRFGPDTDERVARLKDSISSSRANTTNY, encoded by the exons ATGAGGAAGCATGGATGGCAGCTTCCTCACCATCCCcttcag GTGGTAGCAGTTGCAGTTTTTCTGGCATTGGGGTTTtcctactatgtattttttgcTCCATTTGTTGGGAAAAAGTTGTTCCAGTATATTGCAATCGGGCTCTACACTCCTCTT ATACTATGTGCCTTCAGCCTATATATTTGGTGTGCAGCAGCGGATCCTGCAGACTCCGGAGTTTTCAAGTCCAAAAAGTATCTTAAGATCTCAGACAGTAAAAAACATGCACAGCTCAAGGAATCTAAACTAGTTGGGGAATCGACTTCATCAAAACAGGACGTGAATGCTGCAACTATTGGAGGGGAACCTCTGGATGGGGGCACTACGAATGTGGATACAGCAGAAGAAGAGTGTACTAATGAAAATAAGAAGCATGCCTCGTCGCACCATTCATCATATTTTACTGCTCTATGGGTTTTTATGCCTTGTGCATTTTTTTACAATTGCTTGAGTCCACCTGAAGAATCATCCGAGCAACAACTGAGCGAAGATGGCATGTTCTACTGTAGTTTGTGTGAAGTAGAG GTTTTCAAGAATAGCAAGCATTGTAGGGTGTGTGATAAATGTGTTGACAATTTTGATCATCACTGCAGG TGGCTCAACAATTGTATAGGCAAACGTAACTACCGGCAGTTTTTCATCCTCATGGCTTCTTCCCTTCTCTTG GCAGTGTGCACCATATTGGCTATGATCGCCACCCTGCCGCTAGCTCAgctatttttctttcatattcTTCTCATAAGGAAG GGGATCAGTACATATGACTACATCATAGCTTTGAGAGAGCAAGAACAACAAGGAATTGGAAGTCAACAAAGTCCTCAGATGTCGATTGCCAGCTCCCTCACTGGGTTAAGCACTGCAAGTTCCTTTAATAATTTCCAGCGAGGAGCATGGTGTACTCCTCCACGGCTATTTTTTGAAGATCAG TTTGACGTGGTTCCTCCAGATACTGGCTCTGTTAGTTCATCAGGCAAAAAGATGACGGGAGAAGAGTCAATCAAGAAAACGGTAGACGTGccaatcaagaaaaagaatcCTGCAGCTGTAAAGATCAGTCCATGGACGCTGGCACGCTTAAACGCAGAAGAGGTTTCAAAAGCAGCCTCTGAGGCAAGAAAAAAGTCTAAAATCCTGCGGCCTGTGGTGCGACAGGAAGCTCCTTTTGGCCTCCAAACAGAAAGCAGCTTTGGCAGCAGTAGCCGGCGAATGGTCCCGAAGCTCACGAACAATAACCGAAAGCAAGCTAGTAAAGCTAGAGCTGCTGAAAGCTATGGAAATGGTTTCATGTCAGAGGCTTCAACTACCTTGGCTCCTCTACAGCATGAAGCCCTAAGTGCTTTCAGAACAAATCAAGCTATGGCGAGCTCAACTGCTTTCGTTGGTTCCTCTTCAGAAAGCAGTGTGGCTTCCCCTGACCTTGTCCATCCGTTCCAGGTCTCCTCATCAGCTTTTCAAAAGGGAATAATACCGCTTTCAAGGTCAACTAGTGGTGGTTACGAAGCGTCTGGTGGGGAAGATAGCGACCGAGTTCCGTCCAGGACTGTGCAGAGGACTGTGCAGAGGTCAATAGACTGGAGTAACCTTCGCTTTGGCCCAGACACTGATGAGAGGGTCGCTAGACTGAAGGATTCAATATCCTCTAGCCGGGCTAACACTACGAATTACTGA
- the LOC131311207 gene encoding protein argonaute 7 isoform X1, with protein sequence MEETEESNTTKKCNPKTRSFNGRQHNNPHNNHQNRIWYCNNQNQYQYYPPLLPLPPTIPLHLPLTPPPLLPHHQNQTFRPKTHFQKPPWNQNNPPLATSSDSEPRNFAFSQAPEGLQQQTSTIPFRGKDGGRVMSVKPQSLVVARRPDSGGVEGPVISLLANHFLVKFDPFHRIFHYDVEISPYASKEVARMIKQKLVNDNSVVLSGALPAYDGRKNLYSPIEFQSDRLELFISLPIPSSKSLLPSEKSSDVQEKNQQSKLFRVNIKLVSKFDGKELSSYLSKEGDDCIPLPQDYLHALDVVLRESPTEKCIPVGRSLYSSSMGGTKEVGGGVVGLRGFFQSLRPTQQGLALNVDFSVTAFHESIGVIPYLQKRLEFLRDLSQRKTRNLTGEERMEVEKALKNIRVFVCHRETVQRYRVCSLTEEATENLWFPDRDGKKLRLVNYFKEHYNYDIQFRNLPCLQISRRKLCYLPMELCVICEGQKFLGKLSDDQTAKILKMGCQRPRERKAIIDTVMAGPVGPTSGVQGREFKLNVSREMTRLTGRILQPPKLKLGNGGYIRDLIPSRIDRQWNLLDSHVFEGTRIERWGLISFGGSADQKSSIPKFMNQLSQRCEQLGIFLNKNVVLSPQFEPIQVLNNVSTLESKLKKIYRAASNNLQLLICVMERKHKGYADFKRIAETSVGVVTQCCLYQNLGKLSSQFLANLALKINAKVGGSTVALYNTLPSQIPRLFQVDEPVIFMGADVTHPHPLDDFSPSVAAVVGSLNWPAANKYVSRMRSQTHRQEIIQNLSAMVGEILDDFNQELSKLPKRIVFFRDGVSETQFFKVLQEELQAIRTACSKYPGYKPPITFAVVQKRHHTRLFPNENDQNPNRNQLSDENIPPGTVVDTVITHPREFDFFLCSHWGVKGTSRPTHYHVLWDENHFTSDELQKLVYNLCFTFVRCTKPVSLVPPAYYAHLAAYRGRLYLERSDSSALTRNASTISRAAPPKAAPLPKLRENVKNLMFYC encoded by the exons ATGGAGGAAACAGAAGAGTCCAATACCACCAAGAAATGCAATCCCAAAACAAGGAGTTTCAACGGGAGGCAGCATAACAACCCTCACAACAATCACCAAAACAGGATTTGGTATTGTAACAACCAAAACCAGTACCAGTATtaccctcctcttcttcctctgcctccCACCATCCCTCTGCATCTACCTCTAACTCCTCCACCTCTTCTTCCCCATCATCAAAACCAGACTTTCAGACCAAAAACCCATTTCCAGAAACCGCCATGGAATCAGAATAACCCACCTCTGGCCACCTCTTCGGATTCGGAGCCCCGAAATTTCGCCTTTTCACAAG CTCCAGAGGGGCTTCAACAACAAACAAGCACCATACCCTTCAGAGGAAAGGATGGAGGGAGAGTCATGAGTGTCAAACCACAATCACTAGTGGTGGCAAGGAGACCGGACTCGGGTGGTGTAGAAGGGCCGGTAATCTCTCTCCTTGCCAATCATTTCCTAGTCAAATTCGATCCGTTTCATCGAATTTTCCATTATGATGTTGAAATCTCCCCCTATGCTTCAAAGGAAGTCGCTCGAATGATTAAGCAGAAACTAGTAAATGACAACTCAGTTGTACTCTCCGGTGCTCTTCCGGCCTATGATGGCCGGAAGAATCTTTATAGCCCTATTGAATTCCAAAGTGATAGGCTTGAACTCTTCATTAGCCTCCCAATCCCCTCAAGCAAGTCATTGTTACCATCCGAAAAAAGCAGTGATGTTCAAGAAAAGAATCAACAATCTAAGCTTTTCCGCGTGAACATCAAACTTGTGTCCAAGTTTGATGGGAAGGAATTGAGCAGCTATTTGAGCAAGGAGGGGGATGATTGTATACCCCTTCCGCAGGACTATCTCCACGCTTTGGATGTGGTTCTGCGCGAGAGCCCAACAGAGAAATGCATACCCGTCGGGCGATCACTATATTCGAGTTCAATGGGAGGGACTAAAGAAGTGGGTGGAGGTGTTGTTGGATTGAGaggtttttttcaaagtttAAGACCAACCCAACAAGGACTTGCTCTCAATGTGGACTTTTCCGTTACTGCTTTCCACGAAAGTATAGGCGTGATTCCCTACTTGCAAAAGCGTCTTGAGTTTTTGCGCGATCTTTCTCAGAGAAAGACAAGAAACTTGACAGGAGAAGAAAGGATGGAAGTGGAGAAGGCATTAAAGAACATTAGGGTTTTCGTTTGCCACAGGGAAACAGTTCAGAGATACCGGGTGTGCAGCTTAACTGAGGAAGCCACAGAGAATCTGTGGTTTCCGGACAGGGATGGGAAGAAATTGAGACTAGTGAACTATTTCAAGGAGCACTATAACTATGATATACAGTTCAGGAATTTGCCTTGCTTGCAGATTAGTAGGAGAAAACTCTGTTATCTTCCTATGGAACTTTGTGTGATTTGCGAAGGGCAGAAGTTTCTTGGAAAGCTCTCAGATGATCAGACCGCCAAAATACTAAAGATGGGCTGCCAAAGACCAAGAGAACGGAAGGCAATAATCGACACAGTCATGGCAGGACCAGTTGGTCCGACAAG TGGAGTTCAAGGCAGGGAATTCAAACTCAATGTTTCAAGAGAAATGACGCGATTGACTGGGAGAATTCTTCAACCTCCTAAGCTAAAGCTTGGCAATGGCGGCTACATAAGAGATCTAATTCCTTCACGCATTGACCGCCAGTGGAACCTTTTAGACAGCCACGTCTTTGAAGGAACTCGAATTGAGAGGTGGGGTCTAATAAGTTTTGGTGGAAGTGCTGACCAAAAATCCAGCATCCCAAAATTCATGAACCAGCTATCTCAAAGGTGTGAGCAATTAGGCATTTTTCTCAACAAAAACGTGGTTCTTAGCCCCCAGTTCGAACCGATCCAAGTGCTTAACAATGTCTCCACTTTAGAATCCAAACTCAAGAAAATCTACCGTGCTGCGTCCAATAATCTACAGCTTCTCATTTGCGTAATGGAGAGAAAACATAAAGGGTATGCAGATTTTAAGCGAATTGCTGAGACGAGTGTTGGGGTTGTCACTCAGTGCTGTTTGTACCAAAACCTTGGAAAGTTGAGTTCACAGTTTCTTGCAAACTTGGCTCTGAAAATCAATGCCAAAGTCGGTGGTTCCACGGTTGCTTTGTACAATACATTACCGTCTCAAATCCCAAGACTTTTCCAGGTTGATGAGCCGGTCATTTTTATGGGTGCTGATGTGACTCACCCTCACCCATTAGATGACTTCAGCCCATCTGTTGCTGCAGTGGTTGGGAGTCTAAACTGGCCGGCGGCAAACAAGTATGTTTCACGAATGAGGTCTCAGACGCATCGACAAGAGATCATTCAGAATCTTTCTGCAATGGTGGGGGAAATTCTTGATGACTTTAATCAAGAACTATCCAAACTCCCCAAGAGAATAGTCTTTTTCCGTGATGGGGTAAGCGAAACCCAATTCTTCAAAGTGCTCCAAGAGGAATTACAAGCTATTAGAACAGCCTGCTCAAAATATCCAGGCTACAAACCCCCTATAACATTTGCAGTGGTTCAAAAAAGGCACCACACTAGGCTGTTTCCGAacgaaaatgaccaaaatccaaaccgaaacCAACTGTCTGATGAAAACATCCCTCCTGGAACGGTTGTAGACACAGTGATCACTCACCCACGGGAAttcgatttctttctttgtaGTCATTGGGGGGTGAAGGGAACAAGTCGGCCTACTCACTACCATGTGCTGTGGGATGAGAACCATTTCACTTCTGATGAACTTCAGAAGTTGGTTTACAACCTTTGCTTCACATTTGTCAGGTGCACAAAGCCTGTTTCTTTGGTTCCCCCGGCTTATTATGCACACCTTGCTGCATACAGAGGGAGGCTCTATCTCGAGCGATCAGATTCCTCTGCCTTAACAAGAAATGCTTCTACAATTTCTCGTGCCGCCCCTCCAAAGGCGGCTCCTCTGCCTAAACTCAGAGAGAATGTTAAGAACCTCATGTTTTACTGCTGA
- the LOC131311043 gene encoding uncharacterized protein LOC131311043 yields MDSIRQEKVQRFEEFVDRRLKPDLVRAIAERDKVFEQQKVFSDLKKNIENLEKNSVTSLRTLVNLGSEVYMQADVPDTRSIFVDIGLGFHVEFTWSEALNYIAAREEKLARQIEDYTRLIASIKAQIKMVCEGIRELLQLPE; encoded by the exons ATGGACAGCATCAGACAGGAAAAGGTACAGAGATTTGAGGAATTTGTAGATCGTCGCTTGAAACCAGACCTTGTTCGCGCTATAGCTGAAAG GGACAAGGTGTTCGAGCAACAAAAAGTCTT CTCAGATTTGAAAAAGAATATCGAGAATTTAGAGAAGAACAGTGTGACCAGTCTCAGGACATTAGTGAATCTCGGTTCTGAAGTTTACATGCAAGCCGATGT GCCAGATACAAGAAGTATATTTGTTGATATTGGACTTGGATTTCATGTGGAGTTCACGTGGTCTGAAGCTCTAAATTATATAGCAGCAAGGGAAGAAAAGTTAGCCAG GCAAATAGAAGATTACACTCGCTTAATTGCATCAATCAAAGCCCAGATTAAGATG GTTTGCGAAGGGATTAGGGAATTACTCCAACTGCCCGAATAG
- the LOC131310970 gene encoding probable protein S-acyltransferase 22 isoform X1 produces MRKHGWQLPHHPLQVVAVAVFLALGFSYYVFFAPFVGKKLFQYIAIGLYTPLILCAFSLYIWCAAADPADSGVFKSKKYLKISDSKKHAQLKESKLVGESTSSKQDVNAATIGGEPLDGGTTNVDTAEEECTNENKKHASSHHSSYFTALWVFMPCAFFYNCLSPPEESSEQQLSEDGMFYCSLCEVEVFKNSKHCRVCDKCVDNFDHHCRWLNNCIGKRNYRQFFILMASSLLLLMLQWSTGILVMVCCFLERKKFSADITSKLGSSFTVIPFSIAVAVCTILAMIATLPLAQLFFFHILLIRKGISTYDYIIALREQEQQGIGSQQSPQMSIASSLTGLSTASSFNNFQRGAWCTPPRLFFEDQFDVVPPDTGSVSSSGKKMTGEESIKKTVDVPIKKKNPAAVKISPWTLARLNAEEVSKAASEARKKSKILRPVVRQEAPFGLQTESSFGSSSRRMVPKLTNNNRKQASKARAAESYGNGFMSEASTTLAPLQHEALSAFRTNQAMASSTAFVGSSSESSVASPDLVHPFQVSSSAFQKGIIPLSRSTSGGYEASGGEDSDRVPSRTVQRTVQRSIDWSNLRFGPDTDERVARLKDSISSSRANTTNY; encoded by the exons ATGAGGAAGCATGGATGGCAGCTTCCTCACCATCCCcttcag GTGGTAGCAGTTGCAGTTTTTCTGGCATTGGGGTTTtcctactatgtattttttgcTCCATTTGTTGGGAAAAAGTTGTTCCAGTATATTGCAATCGGGCTCTACACTCCTCTT ATACTATGTGCCTTCAGCCTATATATTTGGTGTGCAGCAGCGGATCCTGCAGACTCCGGAGTTTTCAAGTCCAAAAAGTATCTTAAGATCTCAGACAGTAAAAAACATGCACAGCTCAAGGAATCTAAACTAGTTGGGGAATCGACTTCATCAAAACAGGACGTGAATGCTGCAACTATTGGAGGGGAACCTCTGGATGGGGGCACTACGAATGTGGATACAGCAGAAGAAGAGTGTACTAATGAAAATAAGAAGCATGCCTCGTCGCACCATTCATCATATTTTACTGCTCTATGGGTTTTTATGCCTTGTGCATTTTTTTACAATTGCTTGAGTCCACCTGAAGAATCATCCGAGCAACAACTGAGCGAAGATGGCATGTTCTACTGTAGTTTGTGTGAAGTAGAG GTTTTCAAGAATAGCAAGCATTGTAGGGTGTGTGATAAATGTGTTGACAATTTTGATCATCACTGCAGG TGGCTCAACAATTGTATAGGCAAACGTAACTACCGGCAGTTTTTCATCCTCATGGCTTCTTCCCTTCTCTTG CTTATGCTTCAATGGTCAACTGGTATCCTAGTAATGGTCTGCTGTTTCCTCGAGCGCAAGAAGTTCTCTGCAGACATCACCTCCAAGTTGGGTAGCAGTTTCACTGTGATACCCTTTTCTATTGCAGTG GCAGTGTGCACCATATTGGCTATGATCGCCACCCTGCCGCTAGCTCAgctatttttctttcatattcTTCTCATAAGGAAG GGGATCAGTACATATGACTACATCATAGCTTTGAGAGAGCAAGAACAACAAGGAATTGGAAGTCAACAAAGTCCTCAGATGTCGATTGCCAGCTCCCTCACTGGGTTAAGCACTGCAAGTTCCTTTAATAATTTCCAGCGAGGAGCATGGTGTACTCCTCCACGGCTATTTTTTGAAGATCAG TTTGACGTGGTTCCTCCAGATACTGGCTCTGTTAGTTCATCAGGCAAAAAGATGACGGGAGAAGAGTCAATCAAGAAAACGGTAGACGTGccaatcaagaaaaagaatcCTGCAGCTGTAAAGATCAGTCCATGGACGCTGGCACGCTTAAACGCAGAAGAGGTTTCAAAAGCAGCCTCTGAGGCAAGAAAAAAGTCTAAAATCCTGCGGCCTGTGGTGCGACAGGAAGCTCCTTTTGGCCTCCAAACAGAAAGCAGCTTTGGCAGCAGTAGCCGGCGAATGGTCCCGAAGCTCACGAACAATAACCGAAAGCAAGCTAGTAAAGCTAGAGCTGCTGAAAGCTATGGAAATGGTTTCATGTCAGAGGCTTCAACTACCTTGGCTCCTCTACAGCATGAAGCCCTAAGTGCTTTCAGAACAAATCAAGCTATGGCGAGCTCAACTGCTTTCGTTGGTTCCTCTTCAGAAAGCAGTGTGGCTTCCCCTGACCTTGTCCATCCGTTCCAGGTCTCCTCATCAGCTTTTCAAAAGGGAATAATACCGCTTTCAAGGTCAACTAGTGGTGGTTACGAAGCGTCTGGTGGGGAAGATAGCGACCGAGTTCCGTCCAGGACTGTGCAGAGGACTGTGCAGAGGTCAATAGACTGGAGTAACCTTCGCTTTGGCCCAGACACTGATGAGAGGGTCGCTAGACTGAAGGATTCAATATCCTCTAGCCGGGCTAACACTACGAATTACTGA